A section of the Streptomyces sp. NBC_01591 genome encodes:
- a CDS encoding amino acid adenylation domain-containing protein has product MTGLPEHYPRLPLAEGARERAVAAALTRHEPYELGEGVHAYVELFAAAHPDRTAVEDGEVSVGYGRLADRMRGTAAQLAAAGISQGQIVAVGGRRGADVVTAFLALELLGAVYLPVDASWPAARVESLLTDSGAALMLTTGAPADTGELVKGARAAGVPTTTPEPAGAPYTRTLPPAPDEVRYVLYTSGSTGRPKAAIVEHRGMLNHLWAKIDDLGLTADDRLAQTAPLSFDISVWQMLAPLLVGGRVQILADEQAQDGAVLLEELRGRGTTVLETVPTLIRFLLDAQETAGVRPGELRWMIATGEELPPALARRWHDTMPGIRLLNAYGPTECSDDVTHAELGPPAAGVRHLPIGSPIGNAELYVLREENGQWHACAHGETGELFVGGLVVGRGYLGDPERTALAFFTDPFGIDGGRLYRTGDAVRVTPDGQLEYLGRVDRQVKLGGVRMELAEIEAVLGDHPRIAACAVTVHTPDDTGALVARESAHTPVAAQPPRLVAYVTASGDEPTEESLRAHLSGRLPAPMVPHTFVVLPRLPLTRNGKTDYKALPAPPRRSRPDTRPYAPPRGAAETAIAAVVAGLLGTGRVGRNDRFLELGGDSLLAMRLVAALRETGSAAGLRDVLRDGSPAALAALGHERRPAPGSRTERARDDAPRSRPLTPQQAGVYFHWRLDPLSPYYSYQGSLELDGPLDVARLARAWQLLLAENPLLLARFAETDGAVGQEAVQEAVHEVVHHYPHWEVPLPGSARDITADAFRAVAAEEAARPFDLLTEPALRTGLFRLPDGRHRLLVTMHELLLDGWGATVLFQRLAELYEQEPAGPDPERATRYDRYLDHLTERLATEEVAEAGEYWLRRLAGELPALQIAQKQRPATPTYRGEITEAVLDEQLSRRLRDTALAASATAFVPLLAAYALALSYYSDADDVIVGAPMAGRERPETADVPAFMLAMLPLRLNIDPAATLAEFTAQVRETVYDAYAAAEHPLGWTLRRLPAASRSSSATPVFQTMLNMLPYPARATTASDVRFRFVELDTGYTKYDCALYVQPHGPGQLLLQYAYQRELLDAPAARNVLDSTLIALRALTDPERAEHTTVRSLDLLPGDDHR; this is encoded by the coding sequence GTGACCGGCCTGCCCGAGCATTACCCGCGCCTCCCGCTGGCCGAAGGGGCGCGGGAGCGCGCCGTCGCCGCGGCACTCACCCGCCACGAACCGTACGAGCTGGGGGAAGGGGTCCACGCCTACGTCGAGCTGTTCGCGGCCGCACACCCCGACCGGACCGCCGTCGAGGACGGCGAAGTGTCCGTCGGATACGGCCGGTTGGCCGACCGGATGCGTGGCACCGCCGCGCAGCTGGCGGCCGCCGGGATCTCGCAGGGGCAGATCGTCGCGGTCGGCGGCCGGCGCGGCGCCGACGTCGTCACGGCCTTCCTCGCCCTGGAGCTGCTGGGCGCCGTCTACCTGCCGGTCGACGCGAGCTGGCCCGCCGCACGCGTCGAATCCCTGCTCACCGACAGCGGCGCGGCACTGATGCTGACCACCGGCGCACCGGCAGACACCGGGGAACTGGTCAAGGGCGCCCGCGCGGCCGGCGTACCCACCACGACACCGGAACCGGCCGGCGCTCCGTACACCCGGACCCTGCCGCCGGCCCCCGACGAGGTGCGCTACGTCCTCTACACCTCGGGGTCGACCGGCCGCCCCAAGGCCGCGATCGTCGAGCACCGCGGAATGCTCAACCACCTCTGGGCCAAGATCGATGACCTGGGGCTGACCGCGGACGACCGGCTGGCCCAGACCGCACCGCTGAGCTTCGACATCTCCGTATGGCAGATGCTCGCCCCGCTGCTCGTCGGCGGCCGGGTCCAGATCCTCGCCGACGAGCAGGCACAGGACGGCGCCGTGCTGCTGGAGGAGTTGCGCGGACGCGGAACCACGGTGCTGGAGACCGTACCCACACTGATCCGCTTCCTGCTCGACGCCCAGGAGACCGCGGGAGTCCGGCCCGGCGAGCTGCGCTGGATGATTGCCACCGGCGAGGAACTGCCACCCGCGCTGGCCCGGCGCTGGCACGACACCATGCCGGGCATCCGACTGCTCAACGCGTACGGGCCCACCGAGTGTTCGGACGACGTCACCCATGCCGAACTCGGCCCTCCGGCCGCCGGAGTACGCCATCTGCCGATCGGCTCGCCCATCGGGAACGCCGAACTGTACGTACTGCGCGAGGAGAACGGGCAGTGGCACGCCTGTGCGCACGGGGAGACGGGGGAGCTGTTCGTCGGGGGACTCGTCGTGGGCCGTGGCTACCTCGGTGACCCGGAGCGCACCGCACTCGCTTTCTTCACCGACCCCTTCGGCATCGACGGCGGACGCCTCTACCGCACCGGGGACGCCGTACGCGTGACTCCGGACGGCCAACTGGAATACCTGGGCCGGGTGGACCGGCAGGTGAAGCTCGGCGGCGTACGCATGGAGCTCGCCGAGATCGAGGCGGTGCTCGGCGACCACCCCCGGATCGCCGCCTGCGCCGTCACCGTCCACACCCCCGACGACACCGGAGCCCTGGTCGCCCGGGAGAGCGCGCACACGCCGGTGGCCGCGCAGCCGCCCCGGCTCGTCGCGTACGTCACCGCCTCCGGCGACGAGCCGACGGAGGAATCACTGCGCGCCCATCTGAGCGGCCGGCTCCCCGCGCCCATGGTGCCGCACACCTTCGTCGTCCTGCCTCGGCTCCCGCTCACCCGAAACGGCAAGACGGACTACAAGGCCCTGCCCGCACCACCGCGCCGCAGCCGCCCCGACACCCGCCCGTACGCCCCGCCGCGCGGCGCGGCGGAGACCGCGATCGCGGCCGTCGTCGCCGGGCTCCTCGGCACCGGACGGGTCGGCAGGAACGACAGGTTCCTGGAGCTGGGCGGCGACTCGCTGCTCGCCATGCGGCTGGTCGCCGCCCTGCGCGAGACGGGATCGGCGGCCGGCCTGCGTGACGTGCTGCGCGACGGCAGCCCCGCCGCGCTCGCCGCACTCGGCCACGAACGGCGGCCCGCGCCCGGTTCCCGCACGGAGAGGGCACGGGACGACGCGCCGCGCTCCCGGCCGCTCACCCCGCAGCAGGCCGGGGTGTACTTCCACTGGCGGCTCGACCCGCTCAGCCCCTACTACAGCTACCAGGGCTCCCTGGAACTCGACGGGCCCCTCGACGTGGCACGGCTGGCTCGGGCCTGGCAGTTGCTGCTCGCCGAGAATCCGCTGCTCCTCGCCCGGTTCGCCGAGACCGACGGGGCGGTCGGGCAGGAGGCGGTGCAGGAAGCGGTGCACGAGGTGGTGCACCACTACCCGCACTGGGAGGTTCCGCTGCCCGGCAGCGCCCGGGACATCACCGCGGACGCATTCCGCGCGGTGGCCGCCGAGGAGGCGGCCAGGCCCTTCGACCTGCTCACCGAACCGGCCCTGCGGACCGGGCTGTTCCGGCTGCCGGACGGCCGGCACCGGCTCCTGGTCACCATGCACGAACTGCTTCTCGACGGCTGGGGAGCGACCGTGCTGTTCCAGCGGCTGGCCGAACTCTACGAACAGGAGCCCGCCGGGCCCGACCCCGAACGCGCCACCCGCTACGACCGCTATCTCGACCACCTGACCGAGCGGCTGGCCACCGAGGAGGTGGCCGAGGCGGGGGAGTACTGGCTGCGCCGGCTCGCGGGCGAGCTCCCGGCACTCCAGATCGCACAGAAGCAGCGGCCCGCCACACCCACCTACCGGGGCGAGATCACCGAGGCGGTCCTCGACGAGCAGCTGTCCCGGCGGCTGCGCGACACGGCGCTGGCCGCGTCCGCTACCGCGTTCGTACCGCTGCTCGCCGCCTACGCACTGGCCCTGAGCTACTACAGCGACGCCGACGACGTGATCGTCGGCGCCCCGATGGCGGGGCGGGAGCGGCCGGAGACCGCCGACGTGCCCGCCTTCATGCTCGCCATGCTGCCACTGCGCCTGAACATCGACCCGGCCGCCACCCTCGCGGAGTTCACCGCACAGGTGAGGGAGACGGTGTACGACGCCTACGCCGCGGCCGAGCACCCCTTGGGCTGGACGCTGCGGCGGCTTCCGGCCGCCTCACGGAGCTCATCGGCGACCCCGGTCTTCCAGACCATGCTCAACATGCTGCCCTACCCGGCGCGCGCCACCACCGCGTCGGACGTCCGGTTCCGCTTCGTCGAACTGGACACCGGCTACACCAAGTACGACTGCGCCCTGTACGTCCAGCCGCACGGCCCCGGCCAACTGCTGCTCCAGTACGCCTATCAGCGGGAGCTGCTCGACGCGCCGGCCGCCCGCAACGTACTGGATTCCACCCTGATCGCGCTGCGGGCCCTCACCGACCCGGAGCGCGCCGAGCACACCACCGTTCGTTCCCTCGATCTGCTGCCCGGAGACGATCACCGATGA
- a CDS encoding transglycosylase domain-containing protein — protein sequence MWRRTLNDHCTGAVAVCGRPCLSWLDGMTLHNIFSRTARAARTVLVPGTGRRKQAKRPLARLPRRPDYPRAGRSGWPRWVPSWRLVLGSVLMFTATLATVVGIAYARTDIPEDLNAFATQQDTVYYWADGTPMARTGWVSRQEMPLSKIPDHVRWAVLAAENADFYSDHGISTQGITRALWRTVGDGDTQGGSTITQQYVKNVYLSQDQSFSRKFTEMLLAVKLDRRLSKDKILQEYLNTSWFGRGTYGLQRASQAYYGKEVTQLNASEGAFLASLLKGASLYDPAVNPRNRERAVERWRWTLDRMVKIGRLSAAERATYTTFPEPKPPHRPNSAGGQDGYLIQLAESYAKRAGHISDARFDLGGYQIYTTFEKPRMTALTRAVRDARGELDPKQRKADRFVRFGASTVAPDGRILAVYGGPDFERQAFNESNAGTVPAGSAFTPFVYAAGLQHGVTRQRNGPRSTVVPSTEYDGDDDIPVMTPEGPYWDRSGKMVKGDNDGDISHGRISLHDAMAKSVNSPFLQLGMDAGLKKVRSTAEASGLLPSSFGPPVPAFSMGNSTPSAIRMADAYGTFAARGVHTDPYSVRKVTRNGEPVRLDLPRPRRAVRSDVADEITRSLTRPTGVNGISPAGPVAVKTGTTEDDTARWYVGYGAAASTAVVVYRMDLTKSLAPLPLKGLAGGPADDGKLPAQIWNTYTEAVTK from the coding sequence ATGTGGCGGCGGACGCTCAATGACCACTGCACGGGCGCGGTCGCGGTCTGCGGCCGTCCCTGCCTGTCCTGGCTGGACGGAATGACACTGCACAACATATTCAGCAGGACGGCGCGGGCCGCACGGACCGTACTGGTGCCGGGGACCGGGCGCCGGAAACAGGCGAAGCGCCCGTTGGCCCGCCTGCCGCGCAGACCGGACTATCCACGCGCGGGCCGAAGCGGCTGGCCAAGATGGGTGCCCTCGTGGCGGCTGGTCCTGGGCTCGGTCCTGATGTTCACCGCGACGCTGGCGACCGTGGTGGGAATCGCCTACGCGCGTACGGACATACCCGAGGACCTCAACGCGTTCGCCACCCAGCAGGACACCGTCTACTACTGGGCCGACGGCACACCGATGGCCCGGACCGGCTGGGTGAGCCGCCAGGAGATGCCCCTGTCGAAGATCCCCGACCACGTCCGATGGGCCGTACTGGCGGCGGAGAACGCCGACTTCTACTCCGACCACGGCATATCGACGCAAGGGATCACCCGCGCGCTGTGGCGTACGGTCGGCGACGGGGACACCCAGGGCGGGTCCACCATCACCCAGCAGTACGTCAAGAACGTCTATCTGTCGCAGGACCAGTCCTTCTCGCGGAAGTTCACCGAGATGCTGCTGGCGGTCAAGCTGGACCGCCGCCTGAGCAAGGACAAGATCCTCCAGGAGTACCTGAACACCAGCTGGTTCGGCCGGGGCACCTACGGTCTCCAGCGTGCCTCCCAGGCGTACTACGGCAAAGAGGTCACCCAGCTCAACGCCAGTGAGGGCGCGTTCCTCGCCTCCCTGCTCAAGGGGGCCTCGCTGTACGACCCGGCCGTCAACCCCCGCAACCGTGAGCGGGCCGTCGAGCGGTGGCGATGGACGCTGGACCGCATGGTGAAGATCGGCAGACTGAGCGCGGCCGAACGGGCCACGTACACCACCTTCCCCGAGCCGAAGCCCCCGCACCGGCCGAACAGCGCGGGCGGGCAGGACGGCTATCTCATCCAGCTCGCCGAGTCGTACGCCAAACGGGCCGGGCACATCTCCGACGCACGCTTCGACCTCGGCGGCTACCAGATCTACACGACCTTCGAGAAGCCGCGGATGACCGCTCTCACCCGGGCCGTCCGCGATGCGCGTGGCGAACTCGATCCCAAGCAGCGCAAGGCCGATCGGTTCGTCCGGTTCGGCGCCTCTACCGTCGCCCCGGACGGCCGGATCCTCGCGGTGTACGGCGGACCGGACTTCGAGCGGCAGGCCTTCAACGAATCCAACGCGGGCACCGTCCCGGCCGGCTCGGCGTTCACCCCCTTCGTCTACGCCGCCGGTCTGCAGCACGGCGTGACGCGCCAGCGCAACGGTCCACGCTCCACCGTCGTACCGTCGACCGAGTACGACGGCGACGACGACATACCGGTCATGACACCCGAGGGCCCCTACTGGGACCGCAGCGGGAAGATGGTCAAGGGCGACAACGACGGCGACATCTCCCACGGCCGCATCAGCCTGCACGACGCCATGGCGAAGTCCGTGAACTCCCCCTTCCTCCAACTCGGCATGGACGCGGGGCTGAAGAAGGTCCGCAGTACGGCCGAGGCATCGGGACTGCTCCCTTCCAGCTTCGGCCCGCCCGTTCCGGCGTTCTCGATGGGCAACTCCACGCCCAGCGCCATCCGGATGGCCGACGCGTACGGAACGTTCGCGGCCCGCGGCGTGCACACGGATCCGTACTCGGTCCGCAAGGTCACCCGCAACGGCGAACCGGTCCGGCTCGACCTTCCCCGCCCGAGACGCGCCGTACGGTCCGACGTCGCCGACGAGATCACCAGATCGCTCACCCGGCCGACCGGCGTGAACGGTATCTCTCCCGCCGGTCCGGTCGCCGTCAAGACCGGCACCACCGAGGACGACACCGCGCGCTGGTACGTCGGATACGGAGCGGCCGCGTCCACCGCCGTCGTCGTCTACCGCATGGACCTGACGAAGAGCCTCGCGCCACTGCCGCTCAAGGGGCTGGCCGGTGGCCCGGCCGACGACGGGAAGCTCCCGGCCCAGATCTGGAACACATATACGGAAGCCGTGACGAAGTGA
- a CDS encoding class I SAM-dependent methyltransferase: MTIDQNIQEINRTMWSYGEYRHVADLLRPGAVELIDRLAPAPDTAHLDVATGNGNVALLTARRGCIVTGLDLTDEFFPDARERFAQAGVQVELRRGDAQELPFTDASFDLVTSTYGIQFAPDHAASSGEMARVLRPGGRIGMCNWTARSWTAHFQEILSAYFPSPNGHQGQPMLWGSPDYLAELLGPGFTVTSERRELFYPFAAAEDLVTFFENCFGPCIAARNTISPPSRWKELRAEMVEMTEGFHTTDERGTGVPVEYLLVIAEKRAAR, translated from the coding sequence ATGACGATCGATCAGAACATCCAGGAGATCAACCGCACCATGTGGTCGTACGGCGAGTACCGGCACGTCGCCGATCTGCTGCGGCCGGGCGCCGTCGAGCTGATCGACCGGCTGGCCCCCGCGCCGGACACCGCCCATCTCGATGTCGCCACCGGCAACGGCAACGTCGCGCTGCTGACCGCCCGGCGCGGCTGCATCGTCACCGGGCTGGACCTGACCGACGAGTTCTTCCCCGACGCACGCGAACGGTTCGCCCAGGCCGGCGTCCAGGTGGAGCTGCGACGGGGTGATGCCCAGGAACTCCCCTTCACCGACGCTTCGTTCGACCTGGTGACCTCCACCTACGGAATCCAGTTCGCGCCCGACCACGCAGCATCGAGCGGGGAGATGGCCCGGGTGCTGCGGCCGGGCGGCCGCATCGGCATGTGCAACTGGACGGCACGCAGCTGGACCGCGCACTTCCAGGAGATCCTCTCCGCCTACTTCCCCTCGCCCAACGGCCATCAGGGACAGCCCATGCTGTGGGGCTCGCCGGACTATCTCGCCGAACTCCTCGGCCCCGGATTCACGGTCACATCCGAACGCCGGGAACTCTTCTACCCGTTCGCCGCGGCCGAGGACCTGGTGACCTTCTTCGAGAACTGCTTCGGCCCCTGCATCGCGGCGAGGAACACCATTTCGCCGCCCTCGCGATGGAAGGAACTGCGTGCGGAAATGGTCGAGATGACCGAGGGATTCCACACCACGGACGAGCGCGGCACGGGCGTACCGGTCGAGTACCTGCTGGTCATCGCCGAGAAGCGGGCGGCACGGTGA
- a CDS encoding MFS transporter, with amino-acid sequence MGTSTTLDRQRTRPGHRQYLPLVQGATLIEWTGTGLFLAVSTIYFVKVAHLSTSSVGTGLTIGGAVAIAAAVPIARLAGRFGPKPVLIGVMLLRALATVGYLWVDGWWSFLLVVAVIAVTEQSSPPLVQSYVGARAPENLRAKVMAVQRTVVNLGISLGGLIAGVALGSGAPGAFRPLLIGGAVAYVAVAAVYATARREEEAPTAVGSARVADLLKDRRLLGFTAYNALVSLWMPVLNVAFPLWLVTETDVPERYVGILYAVNTVLCIALQYPLNRCYGTTRRAWLSYAGAALLLSCGALAFAAAPGFGAREALLVLGAAVVLLTFAELLQVGASWTLSFDLAPEGARSAYLVLFNTSRTVANRVAGPVLMTGVVLALGTAGWIALAGVLLLGALVPFVMLRAAHAPGG; translated from the coding sequence ATGGGCACCAGCACCACCCTTGACCGGCAGCGGACACGCCCCGGCCACCGGCAGTACCTGCCGCTGGTGCAGGGCGCCACGCTGATCGAATGGACCGGAACGGGCCTTTTCCTCGCCGTCTCGACCATCTACTTCGTCAAGGTCGCCCATCTCAGCACCTCGTCCGTCGGCACCGGCCTGACCATCGGCGGGGCCGTCGCCATCGCCGCCGCCGTGCCCATCGCCCGGCTGGCCGGACGCTTCGGGCCGAAGCCGGTGCTGATCGGTGTGATGCTGCTGCGCGCACTGGCCACCGTCGGCTACCTCTGGGTGGACGGCTGGTGGAGCTTTCTTCTCGTGGTCGCCGTCATCGCCGTCACCGAGCAGTCCTCACCCCCACTGGTCCAGTCGTACGTCGGTGCACGCGCCCCGGAGAACCTGCGCGCGAAGGTCATGGCCGTGCAGCGCACCGTCGTCAACCTCGGCATCAGCCTGGGCGGGCTGATCGCCGGAGTCGCCCTGGGCTCCGGCGCGCCGGGAGCCTTCCGGCCGCTGCTGATCGGTGGCGCGGTCGCCTATGTGGCGGTGGCCGCCGTGTACGCCACCGCGCGGCGGGAGGAGGAGGCGCCGACGGCGGTCGGGAGCGCCCGGGTGGCGGATCTGCTCAAGGACCGCCGACTGCTCGGCTTCACCGCGTACAACGCACTGGTGTCGCTCTGGATGCCGGTGCTCAACGTGGCCTTCCCGCTGTGGCTCGTCACCGAGACGGACGTACCGGAGCGCTATGTCGGCATCCTGTACGCCGTCAACACCGTGCTGTGCATCGCCCTCCAGTACCCCCTCAACCGCTGCTACGGCACCACGCGCCGGGCATGGCTCTCGTACGCGGGTGCGGCCCTGCTGCTCAGCTGCGGCGCCCTGGCCTTCGCCGCCGCGCCCGGCTTCGGGGCGCGGGAGGCACTGCTGGTGCTCGGCGCGGCCGTCGTCCTCCTGACCTTCGCCGAGCTGCTCCAGGTCGGCGCCTCGTGGACCCTTTCCTTCGACCTGGCACCGGAAGGGGCGCGCAGCGCCTACCTGGTGCTGTTCAACACCAGCCGCACGGTGGCCAACCGGGTCGCGGGCCCGGTACTGATGACCGGCGTCGTCCTCGCCCTCGGCACGGCCGGCTGGATCGCACTCGCCGGTGTACTGCTGCTCGGTGCGCTCGTCCCCTTCGTGATGCTCCGCGCGGCACACGCCCCCGGCGGCTGA
- a CDS encoding pyridoxal-phosphate dependent enzyme, which yields MSRVNPVLARALSTTPLLRLDVAHRGRVRRLGLKLEEHGPTGSVKDRSAVGLLRALHDEQPLTPGTVVVESTSGNLGLALARLLPAVGCDFLAVVDLKTPHATRRRLADSGARVIVVDEPDGLGGYLLSRLRRVRELCADNPGYRWPDQYENWAAPHIHRRTTGPELTEQAGPELGAVYIPVSTGGTLAGIGAHLREHRPDVAAVAVDVRGSLAVSGSAGRRLVPGIGASRPSVFLKAPHSYDRAVHVDDIEAIAVCRIIAEDIGLALGGSSGCAVRAMLTDQDETGTDSRLAVCLAADGGAKYRDTLYSDNWATEQGVAKEITSAVEQLRSEGLFFDRKHQEH from the coding sequence GTGTCGCGTGTCAATCCCGTCCTGGCACGGGCCCTCAGCACAACACCCTTACTCCGCCTGGACGTCGCCCACCGGGGTCGGGTGCGGCGTCTGGGACTGAAACTCGAAGAGCACGGCCCCACCGGATCGGTGAAGGACCGCAGCGCCGTCGGACTGTTGCGGGCGCTGCACGACGAACAGCCGCTCACCCCGGGCACGGTGGTGGTGGAATCCACCTCGGGCAACCTGGGCCTCGCCCTGGCCCGGCTGCTGCCGGCGGTCGGCTGCGACTTCCTCGCCGTGGTCGACCTCAAGACCCCGCACGCCACCCGCCGCAGGCTCGCCGACAGCGGAGCCCGGGTGATCGTCGTCGACGAACCCGACGGCCTGGGCGGCTACCTGCTGAGCCGGCTGCGCCGGGTGCGCGAGCTGTGCGCGGACAACCCCGGCTACCGCTGGCCCGACCAGTACGAGAACTGGGCCGCGCCCCACATCCACCGGCGCACCACCGGACCCGAACTCACCGAGCAGGCAGGACCGGAGCTCGGCGCGGTGTACATCCCGGTCTCCACCGGCGGCACCCTCGCGGGCATCGGCGCCCATCTGCGCGAGCACCGGCCCGACGTCGCCGCGGTCGCCGTGGACGTACGCGGCTCACTGGCCGTCTCGGGCAGCGCCGGACGACGCCTGGTCCCGGGCATCGGAGCCAGCCGGCCGTCCGTCTTCCTGAAGGCGCCGCACAGCTACGACCGCGCGGTGCACGTCGACGACATCGAGGCGATCGCCGTGTGCCGGATCATCGCCGAGGACATCGGGCTCGCACTCGGCGGCTCCAGCGGTTGCGCCGTACGCGCGATGCTGACCGATCAGGACGAGACCGGGACGGACAGCCGGCTCGCGGTCTGCCTGGCCGCGGACGGCGGCGCCAAATACCGCGACACCCTCTACTCCGACAACTGGGCGACCGAACAGGGTGTCGCCAAGGAGATCACCTCCGCCGTGGAACAACTGCGCAGCGAAGGACTCTTCTTCGACCGAAAGCACCAGGAGCACTGA
- a CDS encoding ornithine cyclodeaminase family protein: MDFEQYPDSHFRYLTRADVIEAARDVDIVAAVAEALRLHSAGQSVLPEEAYLGWTTPQGDSARLLAMPGALAQEGRPPVIGMKTINASIGNPGRGIPRSQGFTLLLDPETARPLALMEAAYISAMRTAAVTALAVRHLAVAEPRGLALLGCGALAQAHIELLLRTVPTLRRIALYDVAPDRAKSVAHHIASLPGAADIDTVVADGPREAVRDAELVVPVTTVTRGYIEPDWLRPGALVCHVSLDDLTEAAVLSAGTVIVDDWSLVRDDPRRLLGRMHRAGTLLGPDGTPRQGVTARPGARRVDGTLGDVLAGRHPGRRDQDEIVISNPFGMSILDVAVADRIHARAEAAGLGARLTL, from the coding sequence ATGGACTTCGAGCAATACCCCGACAGCCACTTCCGCTATCTGACCCGCGCGGACGTCATCGAGGCCGCCCGCGACGTGGACATCGTGGCGGCGGTGGCCGAGGCGCTCAGGCTGCACTCCGCCGGTCAGTCCGTCCTGCCCGAGGAGGCATACCTCGGCTGGACCACACCGCAGGGCGACTCGGCCAGGCTGCTGGCCATGCCCGGCGCACTTGCCCAGGAGGGGCGGCCGCCGGTCATCGGCATGAAGACCATCAACGCCTCGATCGGGAACCCGGGGCGCGGCATACCCCGCTCCCAGGGCTTCACCCTGCTCCTCGACCCGGAGACCGCCCGCCCCCTCGCCCTGATGGAGGCCGCTTACATCAGTGCGATGCGCACCGCGGCGGTGACCGCGCTCGCCGTGCGCCACCTGGCGGTGGCGGAACCGCGCGGGCTGGCACTCCTCGGCTGCGGCGCCCTCGCGCAGGCACACATCGAGCTGCTGCTGCGCACCGTGCCCACCCTGCGTCGCATCGCGCTGTACGACGTGGCGCCCGACCGTGCGAAGTCCGTCGCCCACCACATCGCCTCGCTGCCCGGTGCGGCGGACATCGACACGGTCGTCGCCGACGGGCCGCGCGAGGCGGTACGGGACGCCGAACTCGTCGTGCCCGTCACCACGGTGACCCGGGGATACATCGAGCCGGACTGGCTGCGGCCCGGCGCGCTCGTCTGCCATGTCTCGCTGGACGACCTCACCGAGGCGGCCGTGCTCTCGGCCGGCACGGTCATCGTCGACGACTGGAGCCTGGTCCGTGACGACCCGCGACGGCTGCTCGGCCGGATGCACCGGGCGGGCACCCTGCTCGGCCCCGACGGCACCCCGCGGCAAGGAGTGACCGCCCGGCCCGGGGCCCGCCGCGTCGACGGCACGCTCGGCGATGTGCTCGCCGGGCGTCACCCGGGCCGCCGCGACCAGGACGAGATCGTGATCAGCAACCCGTTCGGGATGTCGATCCTCGACGTCGCCGTGGCCGACCGCATCCACGCCCGCGCCGAAGCCGCCGGTCTCGGCGCCCGGCTCACGCTCTGA